CAGCGTATGTCATCCGGGTCTTCGGCCATGAGATCCACGAAGTCTTTCGTTGCAACGATGTCTGCGTATCCCCACCAGTGCATACTGTATGCGAGTCCATCACGGCCCGGGTTATCCGAGGCGGAAAAAGCGATTTCGAACAGTGATTCGCTACCGAATTTGTTGTTTAATGCGAATTGAGCGGCATAGTTGTTCCGGGGGGCCAAATAGTATTGTCGATTTTTTTCTAGTTCCGTGATCAAGTCTCGCGCCGTTTCGAAGGCCTCCTTGTTTTGTTCGCGATATAAATATACCCGGGCTAACAGGGCTTGTGCCGCGTAGGCATTGATCTGTCCATTGTTTTTCTCGGAAGAAAGCAAGGGAATCGCTTGCTTCAATTGTTTGATAATAAAATCATAACATTCGGCGACAGTATTACGGATGGGTTGTTCCGTTAAGGAAATTGCGTGATCCAGAATAGGAACTCCCCAAGAAGCTCCTTGATCTTTTGCATACGGGTAGCCGTGGGTGCGTAATAGGTCGAAATGTGCTAGGGCGCGAATCGCTATAGCCTGCCCTTTGTAATCGTTCAATTGGTCCGGGTCGCTTTGGGCATCGGTAATTTTGTTATTATCGATAGCTTGGATGATATTGCTGGCATTACGAATCGTGTACCACGGACGTCCCCAGAGCCCTCCGTTCCCTGTCGATTGGGTTGATTGGTCGAAAGTATACATGGTGTAGGGTGTTCTTCCTGAAATGTACAGGCATTGCATATCGTCTCCCTTTACTTCTCCGTAAAAATAGAGCGAGGCTGCATAATAGTATTGAGAAGCCATGAGTGCGTAGAGACCGTTAACAGCCGTTTGAGTTTCAGCAATTGTCGTGATTGCATTTTCAGTGACGACGGCATCGTCTGGAAATTTTGTTAAGAAATCATCCCC
The window above is part of the Butyricimonas paravirosa genome. Proteins encoded here:
- a CDS encoding RagB/SusD family nutrient uptake outer membrane protein: MKRLFIISWITLLFISCGDDFLTKFPDDAVVTENAITTIAETQTAVNGLYALMASQYYYAASLYFYGEVKGDDMQCLYISGRTPYTMYTFDQSTQSTGNGGLWGRPWYTIRNASNIIQAIDNNKITDAQSDPDQLNDYKGQAIAIRALAHFDLLRTHGYPYAKDQGASWGVPILDHAISLTEQPIRNTVAECYDFIIKQLKQAIPLLSSEKNNGQINAYAAQALLARVYLYREQNKEAFETARDLITELEKNRQYYLAPRNNYAAQFALNNKFGSESLFEIAFSASDNPGRDGLAYSMHWWGYADIVATKDFVDLMAEDPDDIRCQLLDQVYNGQEIEQNIRYWLMKYPGTSYGVPSVENNYMVFRLSEVYLIAAEAGLKAGGEYRSPALSYLNDIVSRANPDKSVSDAEFTLDRVLKERRKELVGEGHRYFDALRNNQTIIRKGGWHLDGIPEEINWDYTKCILPIPKEQFQMNPNMQQNPGYSRE